In one window of Syngnathus typhle isolate RoL2023-S1 ecotype Sweden linkage group LG7, RoL_Styp_1.0, whole genome shotgun sequence DNA:
- the ppip5k1b gene encoding inositol hexakisphosphate and diphosphoinositol-pentakisphosphate kinase 2 isoform X4 — translation MSQSRDGRRPDGGDGPKRGGADFSDDEVDKRPMEADVKIDMFREEDVEDEESPSGRQIVVGICCMMKKSKSKPMTHILERLCKFDYIEVVVFPEDVILDQPVDKWPLCDCLISFHSKGFPLDKAVEYAQLRNPLLINDLNMQYFIQDRREVYRILQEEGIELPRYGVLDRNPDNPEECNLVEAEDHVEVNGEVFPKPFVEKPVCAEDHNVYIYYPTSAGGGSQRLFRKIGSRSSVYSPETSVRKTGSYIYEEFMPTDGTDVKVYTVGPDYAHAEARKSPALDGKVERDSEGKEIRYPVMLTAMEKLVARKVCLAFKQTVCGFDLLRANGHSFVCDVNGFSFVKNSMKYYDDCAKVLGNMVMRELAPQFHIPWSIPMEAEDIPIVPTTSGTMMELRCVIAIIRHGDRTPKQKMKMEVRHPLFFELFDKCGGYKSGKLKLKKPKQLQEVLDIARLLLLELGQHNDCEIEEKKSKLEQLKTVLEMYGHFSGINRKVQLTYLRHGQPKASSEEEDSKRESPSLLLVLKWGGELTPAGRVQAEELGRAFRCMYPGGQGDYAGYPGCGLLRLHSTYRHDLKIYASDEGRVQMTAAAFAKGLLALEGELTPILVQMVKSANMNGLLDSDSDSLTDCQQKVKARLHEIMQKDQDFSQEDYQKLAPTGSLSLVNSMKIIQNPVKTCDKVYTLIQSLTSQIRKRLEDPKSSDLQLYHSETLELKLQRWSKLERDFRMKSGRYDISKIPDIYDCIKYDTQHNSSLDLDDTLELFRLSRALADIVIPQEYGITKAEKLDIAQAYCVPLMKKIQLDLQRTHEDEAVNKLHPLYSRGVMSPGRHVRTRLYFTSESHVHSLLSVFRYGGLFDDEKDQQWKQAMDYLSAVTELNYMTQIVIMLYEDNNKDPSSEERFHVELHFSPGVKGCDDEENVPLGFGFRPASSENKDKKPNQGSLEDLSQDQTDQALQVYEPINIQKRSPIIRNRKTGSMEVLSETSLSQSSKGCTSHRLHPSSSRQSPEVKAASSLGFEGCSMVPSIYPLETLHNLLSLKQVDEFLNAVCESGSEAHAKTMKALSGLFDSQTRTSLDSPQAPGSEPSLRPPGRPLWHKEASVPSSAVSSAGPSSPIVENPALSFNLSE, via the exons ATGTCCCAATCCCGTGACGGACGGCGGCCAGACGGCGGGGATGGTCCCAAGCGGGGCGGCGCCGACTTCTCCGACGACGAGGTCGACAAACGGCCAATGGAGGCGGACGTAAAGATCGACATGTTCCGAGAGGAAGATGTGGAAGACGAAGAGTCG CCGTCCGGGCGACAGATCGTGGTGGGCATCTGCTGCATGATGAAGAAGTCCAAGTCCAAGCCCATGACGCACATCCTGGAGCGCCTCTGCAAGTTCGACTACATCGAGGTGGTCGTCTTTCCCGAGGACGTCATCCTGGACCAGCCCGTGGACAAATGGCCGCTGTGCGACTGCCTCATCTCCTTTCACTCCAAAG GTTTCCCACTGGACAAAGCTGTGGAATACGCTCAACTCAGGAATCctcttctcatcaatgacctcaacaTGCAGTATTTCATCCAAGACCGGAGGGAAGTGTACCGCATTCTCCAAGAAGAGGGCATCGAACTACCTCGctacggcgtgctcgaccgaaaTCCGGACAATCCTGAAG AGTGCAACCTGGTGGAGGCCGAGGACCACGTGGAGGTCAACGGGGAGGTCTTCCCCAAACCCTTTGTGGAGAAGCCCGTGTGCGCCGAGGACCACAACGTCTACATCTACTACCCGACGTCAGCGGGCGGCGGCAGCCAGAGACTTTTTCGAAAG ATCGGGAGTCGTAGCAGCGTCTATTCCCCGGAGACCAGCGTTCGCAAGACGGGCTCGTACATCTACGAGGAGTTCATGCCCACGGACGGCACGGACGTCAAG GTGTACACCGTGGGGCCGGACTATGCCCACGCGGAGGCCCGCAAGTCTCCGGCGCTGGACGGCAAGGTGGAGCGAGACAGCGAGGGCAAGGAGATCCGATACCCCGTCATGCTGACCGCCATGGAGAAGCTGGTCGCCCGAAAAGTCTGCCTGGCCTTCAAG CAAACGGTGTGCGGCTTCGACTTGCTCCGAGCCAACGGCCACTCGTTTGTCTGCGACGTCAACGGCTTCAGCTTCGTCAAAAACTCCATGAAGTATTACGACGACTGTGCCAAGGTGCTCGG AAACATGGTGATGAGAGAGTTGGCCCCTCAGTTCCACATTCCCTGGTCCATCCCGATGGAAGCCGAAGACATCCCCATTGTGCCCACAACCTCAGGAACCAT GATGGAGCTGCGCTGTGTGATCGCCATCATTCGCCATGGCGATCGCACACCAAAGCAAAAGATGAAAATGGAGGTTCGACATCCTCT attCTTCGAGTTGTTTGATAAGTGTGGAGGTTACAAGTCAGGAAAGCTCAAGTTGAAAAAACCAAAACAGCTTCAG GAAGTGCTGGATATCGCtcgtctgctgctgctggaacTTGGCCAACATAACGACTGTGAGATTGAGGAGAAGAAGTCCAAACTGGAGCAACTCAAGACCGTCCTGGAGAT GTATGGTCACTTCTCAGGTATCAACAGGAAAGTCCAGTTGACGTACTTGCGTCACGGACAACCTAAAGCCTCCAGCGAAGAGGAAG ACTCCAAGAGGGAGAGCCCGTCTCTGCTGCTGGTCCTCAAGTGGGGCGGCGAGCTGACGCCTGCCGGCCGGGTCCAGGCCGAGGAGCTGGGTCGAGCCTTTCGCTGCATGTACCCCGGAGGCCAAG GCGACTACGCCGGCTACCCCGGGTGTGGCCTCCTCCGCCTGCACAGCACTTACCGCCACGACCTTAAGATCTACGCCTCCGACGAAGGCCGCGTGCAGATGACGGCCGCCGCCTTTGCCAAG GGGCTCCTCGCTCTGGAAGGTGAGCTGACGCCCATCCTGGTTCAGATGGTCAAGAGCGCCAATATGAACGGGCTGCTGGACAGCGACAGCGACTCGTTGACCGACTGCCAGCAAAAAGTCAAAGCCCGGCTCCACGAGATCATGCAGAAGGACCAGGACTTCTCACAAGAAGATTATCAGAAG CTGGCGCCAACAGGGAGCCTGTCGCTGGTGAACTCCATGAAAATCATACAGAACCCGGTCAAAACCTGCGACAAAGTGTACACACTCATCCAGAGTCTCACCTCGCAAATTCGAAAGCGGCTGGAAGATCCCAAGTCTTCAG acctaCAACTGTACCACAGCGAGACCCTGGAACTGAAGCTGCAGCGCTGGTCCAAACTGGAGCGAGATTTCCGCATGAAGAGCGGCCGCTACGACATCAGTAAGATCCCGGACATCTACGACTGCATCAAGTACGACACGCAGCACAACTCCTCGCTGGACCTGGACGACACACTGGAGCTCTTCCGCCTCTCCCGAGCGCTGGCCGACATCGTCATACCACAG GAATACGGCATCACCAAAGCCGAGAAGCTGGACATCGCTCAGGCCTACTGCGTCCCTCTGATGAAGAAGATCCAGCTGGACCTGCAGAGGACGCACGAGGACGAGGCTGTCAACAAGCTGCACCCTCT GTACTCGCGTGGGGTGATGTCGCCGGGCcgtcacgtccgcacgcgtctttacTTCACCAGCGAGAGCCACGTCCACTCTCTGCTCAGCGTCTTCCGCTACGGAGGACTCTTTGAC GATGAAAAAGACCAGCAATGGAAGCAGGCCATGGACTACCTGAGCGCTGTGACTGAGCTCAACTACATGACGCAGATTGTCATCATGCTGTACGAGGACAACAACAAG GACCCCTCGTCGGAGGAGCGTTTCCACGTGGAGCTGCACTTCAGTCCGGGGGTCAAAGGTTGCGATGACGAGGAAAACGTTCCGCTCGGCTTCGGCTTCCGGCCGGCCTCCTCAGAG AATAAAGACAAAAAGCCAAACCAGGGCAGCCTGGAGGATCTCTCTCAGGACCAAACGGACCAGGCGCTCCAAGTTTACGAGCCAATCAACATCCAGAAACGCTCACCCATCATTCGCAACCGCAAGACGGGCTCCATGGAG GTCCTCTCCGAGACTTCGCTCAGCCAGTCGTCCAAAGGCTGCACGTCGCATCGACTCCACCCTTCGAGCTCGCGCCAGTCGCCCGAAGTCAAAGCAGCCAGCAGCCTTG GTTTCGAAGGCTGCTCGATGGTGCCCTCTATCTACCCGCTGGAGACGCTGCACAACTTGCTCTCGCTGAAGCAAGTGGATGAGTTCCTCAACGCCGTGTGCGAGAGCGGCAGCGAGGCCCACGCCAAGACCATGAAGG CGTTGTCGGGACTTTTCGACTCGCAGACCCGGACGTCGCTGGACAGCCCCCAAGCGCCGGGCTCCGAGCCGTCGCTGCgaccgcccggccggcctcttTGGC ACAAAGAGGCGAGCGTCCCCTCCAGCGCCGTGTCCAGCGCCGGCCCTTCCTCCCCCATCGTGGAGAACCCGGCCCTCAGCTTCAACTTGAGCGAGTGA
- the ppip5k1b gene encoding inositol hexakisphosphate and diphosphoinositol-pentakisphosphate kinase 1 isoform X2, which translates to MSQSRDGRRPDGGDGPKRGGADFSDDEVDKRPMEADVKIDMFREEDVEDEESPSGRQIVVGICCMMKKSKSKPMTHILERLCKFDYIEVVVFPEDVILDQPVDKWPLCDCLISFHSKGFPLDKAVEYAQLRNPLLINDLNMQYFIQDRREVYRILQEEGIELPRYGVLDRNPDNPEECNLVEAEDHVEVNGEVFPKPFVEKPVCAEDHNVYIYYPTSAGGGSQRLFRKIGSRSSVYSPETSVRKTGSYIYEEFMPTDGTDVKVYTVGPDYAHAEARKSPALDGKVERDSEGKEIRYPVMLTAMEKLVARKVCLAFKQTVCGFDLLRANGHSFVCDVNGFSFVKNSMKYYDDCAKVLGNMVMRELAPQFHIPWSIPMEAEDIPIVPTTSGTMMELRCVIAIIRHGDRTPKQKMKMEVRHPLFFELFDKCGGYKSGKLKLKKPKQLQEVLDIARLLLLELGQHNDCEIEEKKSKLEQLKTVLEMYGHFSGINRKVQLTYLRHGQPKASSEEEDSKRESPSLLLVLKWGGELTPAGRVQAEELGRAFRCMYPGGQGDYAGYPGCGLLRLHSTYRHDLKIYASDEGRVQMTAAAFAKGLLALEGELTPILVQMVKSANMNGLLDSDSDSLTDCQQKVKARLHEIMQKDQDFSQEDYQKLAPTGSLSLVNSMKIIQNPVKTCDKVYTLIQSLTSQIRKRLEDPKSSDLQLYHSETLELKLQRWSKLERDFRMKSGRYDISKIPDIYDCIKYDTQHNSSLDLDDTLELFRLSRALADIVIPQEYGITKAEKLDIAQAYCVPLMKKIQLDLQRTHEDEAVNKLHPLYSRGVMSPGRHVRTRLYFTSESHVHSLLSVFRYGGLFDDEKDQQWKQAMDYLSAVTELNYMTQIVIMLYEDNNKDPSSEERFHVELHFSPGVKGCDDEENVPLGFGFRPASSENKDKKPNQGSLEDLSQDQTDQALQVYEPINIQKRSPIIRNRKTGSMEVLSETSLSQSSKGCTSHRLHPSSSRQSPEVKAASSLGSHSSGLFSASMLGVSSSAPNLRDYVRTHHHHHHHRKPPLSPGSLSSQIGMFELLSMPPVKRFSVSFARHPTNGFEGCSMVPSIYPLETLHNLLSLKQVDEFLNAVCESGSEAHAKTMKALSGLFDSQTRTSLDSPQAPGSEPSLRPPGRPLWHKEASVPSSAVSSAGPSSPIVENPALSFNLSE; encoded by the exons ATGTCCCAATCCCGTGACGGACGGCGGCCAGACGGCGGGGATGGTCCCAAGCGGGGCGGCGCCGACTTCTCCGACGACGAGGTCGACAAACGGCCAATGGAGGCGGACGTAAAGATCGACATGTTCCGAGAGGAAGATGTGGAAGACGAAGAGTCG CCGTCCGGGCGACAGATCGTGGTGGGCATCTGCTGCATGATGAAGAAGTCCAAGTCCAAGCCCATGACGCACATCCTGGAGCGCCTCTGCAAGTTCGACTACATCGAGGTGGTCGTCTTTCCCGAGGACGTCATCCTGGACCAGCCCGTGGACAAATGGCCGCTGTGCGACTGCCTCATCTCCTTTCACTCCAAAG GTTTCCCACTGGACAAAGCTGTGGAATACGCTCAACTCAGGAATCctcttctcatcaatgacctcaacaTGCAGTATTTCATCCAAGACCGGAGGGAAGTGTACCGCATTCTCCAAGAAGAGGGCATCGAACTACCTCGctacggcgtgctcgaccgaaaTCCGGACAATCCTGAAG AGTGCAACCTGGTGGAGGCCGAGGACCACGTGGAGGTCAACGGGGAGGTCTTCCCCAAACCCTTTGTGGAGAAGCCCGTGTGCGCCGAGGACCACAACGTCTACATCTACTACCCGACGTCAGCGGGCGGCGGCAGCCAGAGACTTTTTCGAAAG ATCGGGAGTCGTAGCAGCGTCTATTCCCCGGAGACCAGCGTTCGCAAGACGGGCTCGTACATCTACGAGGAGTTCATGCCCACGGACGGCACGGACGTCAAG GTGTACACCGTGGGGCCGGACTATGCCCACGCGGAGGCCCGCAAGTCTCCGGCGCTGGACGGCAAGGTGGAGCGAGACAGCGAGGGCAAGGAGATCCGATACCCCGTCATGCTGACCGCCATGGAGAAGCTGGTCGCCCGAAAAGTCTGCCTGGCCTTCAAG CAAACGGTGTGCGGCTTCGACTTGCTCCGAGCCAACGGCCACTCGTTTGTCTGCGACGTCAACGGCTTCAGCTTCGTCAAAAACTCCATGAAGTATTACGACGACTGTGCCAAGGTGCTCGG AAACATGGTGATGAGAGAGTTGGCCCCTCAGTTCCACATTCCCTGGTCCATCCCGATGGAAGCCGAAGACATCCCCATTGTGCCCACAACCTCAGGAACCAT GATGGAGCTGCGCTGTGTGATCGCCATCATTCGCCATGGCGATCGCACACCAAAGCAAAAGATGAAAATGGAGGTTCGACATCCTCT attCTTCGAGTTGTTTGATAAGTGTGGAGGTTACAAGTCAGGAAAGCTCAAGTTGAAAAAACCAAAACAGCTTCAG GAAGTGCTGGATATCGCtcgtctgctgctgctggaacTTGGCCAACATAACGACTGTGAGATTGAGGAGAAGAAGTCCAAACTGGAGCAACTCAAGACCGTCCTGGAGAT GTATGGTCACTTCTCAGGTATCAACAGGAAAGTCCAGTTGACGTACTTGCGTCACGGACAACCTAAAGCCTCCAGCGAAGAGGAAG ACTCCAAGAGGGAGAGCCCGTCTCTGCTGCTGGTCCTCAAGTGGGGCGGCGAGCTGACGCCTGCCGGCCGGGTCCAGGCCGAGGAGCTGGGTCGAGCCTTTCGCTGCATGTACCCCGGAGGCCAAG GCGACTACGCCGGCTACCCCGGGTGTGGCCTCCTCCGCCTGCACAGCACTTACCGCCACGACCTTAAGATCTACGCCTCCGACGAAGGCCGCGTGCAGATGACGGCCGCCGCCTTTGCCAAG GGGCTCCTCGCTCTGGAAGGTGAGCTGACGCCCATCCTGGTTCAGATGGTCAAGAGCGCCAATATGAACGGGCTGCTGGACAGCGACAGCGACTCGTTGACCGACTGCCAGCAAAAAGTCAAAGCCCGGCTCCACGAGATCATGCAGAAGGACCAGGACTTCTCACAAGAAGATTATCAGAAG CTGGCGCCAACAGGGAGCCTGTCGCTGGTGAACTCCATGAAAATCATACAGAACCCGGTCAAAACCTGCGACAAAGTGTACACACTCATCCAGAGTCTCACCTCGCAAATTCGAAAGCGGCTGGAAGATCCCAAGTCTTCAG acctaCAACTGTACCACAGCGAGACCCTGGAACTGAAGCTGCAGCGCTGGTCCAAACTGGAGCGAGATTTCCGCATGAAGAGCGGCCGCTACGACATCAGTAAGATCCCGGACATCTACGACTGCATCAAGTACGACACGCAGCACAACTCCTCGCTGGACCTGGACGACACACTGGAGCTCTTCCGCCTCTCCCGAGCGCTGGCCGACATCGTCATACCACAG GAATACGGCATCACCAAAGCCGAGAAGCTGGACATCGCTCAGGCCTACTGCGTCCCTCTGATGAAGAAGATCCAGCTGGACCTGCAGAGGACGCACGAGGACGAGGCTGTCAACAAGCTGCACCCTCT GTACTCGCGTGGGGTGATGTCGCCGGGCcgtcacgtccgcacgcgtctttacTTCACCAGCGAGAGCCACGTCCACTCTCTGCTCAGCGTCTTCCGCTACGGAGGACTCTTTGAC GATGAAAAAGACCAGCAATGGAAGCAGGCCATGGACTACCTGAGCGCTGTGACTGAGCTCAACTACATGACGCAGATTGTCATCATGCTGTACGAGGACAACAACAAG GACCCCTCGTCGGAGGAGCGTTTCCACGTGGAGCTGCACTTCAGTCCGGGGGTCAAAGGTTGCGATGACGAGGAAAACGTTCCGCTCGGCTTCGGCTTCCGGCCGGCCTCCTCAGAG AATAAAGACAAAAAGCCAAACCAGGGCAGCCTGGAGGATCTCTCTCAGGACCAAACGGACCAGGCGCTCCAAGTTTACGAGCCAATCAACATCCAGAAACGCTCACCCATCATTCGCAACCGCAAGACGGGCTCCATGGAG GTCCTCTCCGAGACTTCGCTCAGCCAGTCGTCCAAAGGCTGCACGTCGCATCGACTCCACCCTTCGAGCTCGCGCCAGTCGCCCGAAGTCAAAGCAGCCAGCAGCCTTG GCTCTCACAGCTCAGGCCTCTTCAGCGCCTCCATGCTGGGGGTGTCCAGTAGCGCCCCCAACCTGCGGGACTACGTACGcacgcaccaccaccaccatcaccaccgaaAACCCCCCCTGTCCCCCGGCAGCCTGTCCAGCCAGATTGGCATGTTTG AGCTGTTGTCTATGCCGCCAGTAAAGAGATTTTCTGTGTCGTTTGCCAGGCATCCGACTAACG GTTTCGAAGGCTGCTCGATGGTGCCCTCTATCTACCCGCTGGAGACGCTGCACAACTTGCTCTCGCTGAAGCAAGTGGATGAGTTCCTCAACGCCGTGTGCGAGAGCGGCAGCGAGGCCCACGCCAAGACCATGAAGG CGTTGTCGGGACTTTTCGACTCGCAGACCCGGACGTCGCTGGACAGCCCCCAAGCGCCGGGCTCCGAGCCGTCGCTGCgaccgcccggccggcctcttTGGC ACAAAGAGGCGAGCGTCCCCTCCAGCGCCGTGTCCAGCGCCGGCCCTTCCTCCCCCATCGTGGAGAACCCGGCCCTCAGCTTCAACTTGAGCGAGTGA
- the ppip5k1b gene encoding inositol hexakisphosphate and diphosphoinositol-pentakisphosphate kinase 2 isoform X1, whose translation MSQSRDGRRPDGGDGPKRGGADFSDDEVDKRPMEADVKIDMFREEDVEDEESPSGRQIVVGICCMMKKSKSKPMTHILERLCKFDYIEVVVFPEDVILDQPVDKWPLCDCLISFHSKGFPLDKAVEYAQLRNPLLINDLNMQYFIQDRREVYRILQEEGIELPRYGVLDRNPDNPEECNLVEAEDHVEVNGEVFPKPFVEKPVCAEDHNVYIYYPTSAGGGSQRLFRKIGSRSSVYSPETSVRKTGSYIYEEFMPTDGTDVKVYTVGPDYAHAEARKSPALDGKVERDSEGKEIRYPVMLTAMEKLVARKVCLAFKQTVCGFDLLRANGHSFVCDVNGFSFVKNSMKYYDDCAKVLGNMVMRELAPQFHIPWSIPMEAEDIPIVPTTSGTMMELRCVIAIIRHGDRTPKQKMKMEVRHPLFFELFDKCGGYKSGKLKLKKPKQLQEVLDIARLLLLELGQHNDCEIEEKKSKLEQLKTVLEMYGHFSGINRKVQLTYLRHGQPKASSEEEDSKRESPSLLLVLKWGGELTPAGRVQAEELGRAFRCMYPGGQAGRHRALGCESPIDFGDYAGYPGCGLLRLHSTYRHDLKIYASDEGRVQMTAAAFAKGLLALEGELTPILVQMVKSANMNGLLDSDSDSLTDCQQKVKARLHEIMQKDQDFSQEDYQKLAPTGSLSLVNSMKIIQNPVKTCDKVYTLIQSLTSQIRKRLEDPKSSDLQLYHSETLELKLQRWSKLERDFRMKSGRYDISKIPDIYDCIKYDTQHNSSLDLDDTLELFRLSRALADIVIPQEYGITKAEKLDIAQAYCVPLMKKIQLDLQRTHEDEAVNKLHPLYSRGVMSPGRHVRTRLYFTSESHVHSLLSVFRYGGLFDDEKDQQWKQAMDYLSAVTELNYMTQIVIMLYEDNNKDPSSEERFHVELHFSPGVKGCDDEENVPLGFGFRPASSENKDKKPNQGSLEDLSQDQTDQALQVYEPINIQKRSPIIRNRKTGSMEVLSETSLSQSSKGCTSHRLHPSSSRQSPEVKAASSLGSHSSGLFSASMLGVSSSAPNLRDYVRTHHHHHHHRKPPLSPGSLSSQIGMFELLSMPPVKRFSVSFARHPTNGFEGCSMVPSIYPLETLHNLLSLKQVDEFLNAVCESGSEAHAKTMKALSGLFDSQTRTSLDSPQAPGSEPSLRPPGRPLWHKEASVPSSAVSSAGPSSPIVENPALSFNLSE comes from the exons ATGTCCCAATCCCGTGACGGACGGCGGCCAGACGGCGGGGATGGTCCCAAGCGGGGCGGCGCCGACTTCTCCGACGACGAGGTCGACAAACGGCCAATGGAGGCGGACGTAAAGATCGACATGTTCCGAGAGGAAGATGTGGAAGACGAAGAGTCG CCGTCCGGGCGACAGATCGTGGTGGGCATCTGCTGCATGATGAAGAAGTCCAAGTCCAAGCCCATGACGCACATCCTGGAGCGCCTCTGCAAGTTCGACTACATCGAGGTGGTCGTCTTTCCCGAGGACGTCATCCTGGACCAGCCCGTGGACAAATGGCCGCTGTGCGACTGCCTCATCTCCTTTCACTCCAAAG GTTTCCCACTGGACAAAGCTGTGGAATACGCTCAACTCAGGAATCctcttctcatcaatgacctcaacaTGCAGTATTTCATCCAAGACCGGAGGGAAGTGTACCGCATTCTCCAAGAAGAGGGCATCGAACTACCTCGctacggcgtgctcgaccgaaaTCCGGACAATCCTGAAG AGTGCAACCTGGTGGAGGCCGAGGACCACGTGGAGGTCAACGGGGAGGTCTTCCCCAAACCCTTTGTGGAGAAGCCCGTGTGCGCCGAGGACCACAACGTCTACATCTACTACCCGACGTCAGCGGGCGGCGGCAGCCAGAGACTTTTTCGAAAG ATCGGGAGTCGTAGCAGCGTCTATTCCCCGGAGACCAGCGTTCGCAAGACGGGCTCGTACATCTACGAGGAGTTCATGCCCACGGACGGCACGGACGTCAAG GTGTACACCGTGGGGCCGGACTATGCCCACGCGGAGGCCCGCAAGTCTCCGGCGCTGGACGGCAAGGTGGAGCGAGACAGCGAGGGCAAGGAGATCCGATACCCCGTCATGCTGACCGCCATGGAGAAGCTGGTCGCCCGAAAAGTCTGCCTGGCCTTCAAG CAAACGGTGTGCGGCTTCGACTTGCTCCGAGCCAACGGCCACTCGTTTGTCTGCGACGTCAACGGCTTCAGCTTCGTCAAAAACTCCATGAAGTATTACGACGACTGTGCCAAGGTGCTCGG AAACATGGTGATGAGAGAGTTGGCCCCTCAGTTCCACATTCCCTGGTCCATCCCGATGGAAGCCGAAGACATCCCCATTGTGCCCACAACCTCAGGAACCAT GATGGAGCTGCGCTGTGTGATCGCCATCATTCGCCATGGCGATCGCACACCAAAGCAAAAGATGAAAATGGAGGTTCGACATCCTCT attCTTCGAGTTGTTTGATAAGTGTGGAGGTTACAAGTCAGGAAAGCTCAAGTTGAAAAAACCAAAACAGCTTCAG GAAGTGCTGGATATCGCtcgtctgctgctgctggaacTTGGCCAACATAACGACTGTGAGATTGAGGAGAAGAAGTCCAAACTGGAGCAACTCAAGACCGTCCTGGAGAT GTATGGTCACTTCTCAGGTATCAACAGGAAAGTCCAGTTGACGTACTTGCGTCACGGACAACCTAAAGCCTCCAGCGAAGAGGAAG ACTCCAAGAGGGAGAGCCCGTCTCTGCTGCTGGTCCTCAAGTGGGGCGGCGAGCTGACGCCTGCCGGCCGGGTCCAGGCCGAGGAGCTGGGTCGAGCCTTTCGCTGCATGTACCCCGGAGGCCAAG CCGGTCGCCACCGGGCCCTCGGCTGCGAGTCCCCTATTGATTTTG GCGACTACGCCGGCTACCCCGGGTGTGGCCTCCTCCGCCTGCACAGCACTTACCGCCACGACCTTAAGATCTACGCCTCCGACGAAGGCCGCGTGCAGATGACGGCCGCCGCCTTTGCCAAG GGGCTCCTCGCTCTGGAAGGTGAGCTGACGCCCATCCTGGTTCAGATGGTCAAGAGCGCCAATATGAACGGGCTGCTGGACAGCGACAGCGACTCGTTGACCGACTGCCAGCAAAAAGTCAAAGCCCGGCTCCACGAGATCATGCAGAAGGACCAGGACTTCTCACAAGAAGATTATCAGAAG CTGGCGCCAACAGGGAGCCTGTCGCTGGTGAACTCCATGAAAATCATACAGAACCCGGTCAAAACCTGCGACAAAGTGTACACACTCATCCAGAGTCTCACCTCGCAAATTCGAAAGCGGCTGGAAGATCCCAAGTCTTCAG acctaCAACTGTACCACAGCGAGACCCTGGAACTGAAGCTGCAGCGCTGGTCCAAACTGGAGCGAGATTTCCGCATGAAGAGCGGCCGCTACGACATCAGTAAGATCCCGGACATCTACGACTGCATCAAGTACGACACGCAGCACAACTCCTCGCTGGACCTGGACGACACACTGGAGCTCTTCCGCCTCTCCCGAGCGCTGGCCGACATCGTCATACCACAG GAATACGGCATCACCAAAGCCGAGAAGCTGGACATCGCTCAGGCCTACTGCGTCCCTCTGATGAAGAAGATCCAGCTGGACCTGCAGAGGACGCACGAGGACGAGGCTGTCAACAAGCTGCACCCTCT GTACTCGCGTGGGGTGATGTCGCCGGGCcgtcacgtccgcacgcgtctttacTTCACCAGCGAGAGCCACGTCCACTCTCTGCTCAGCGTCTTCCGCTACGGAGGACTCTTTGAC GATGAAAAAGACCAGCAATGGAAGCAGGCCATGGACTACCTGAGCGCTGTGACTGAGCTCAACTACATGACGCAGATTGTCATCATGCTGTACGAGGACAACAACAAG GACCCCTCGTCGGAGGAGCGTTTCCACGTGGAGCTGCACTTCAGTCCGGGGGTCAAAGGTTGCGATGACGAGGAAAACGTTCCGCTCGGCTTCGGCTTCCGGCCGGCCTCCTCAGAG AATAAAGACAAAAAGCCAAACCAGGGCAGCCTGGAGGATCTCTCTCAGGACCAAACGGACCAGGCGCTCCAAGTTTACGAGCCAATCAACATCCAGAAACGCTCACCCATCATTCGCAACCGCAAGACGGGCTCCATGGAG GTCCTCTCCGAGACTTCGCTCAGCCAGTCGTCCAAAGGCTGCACGTCGCATCGACTCCACCCTTCGAGCTCGCGCCAGTCGCCCGAAGTCAAAGCAGCCAGCAGCCTTG GCTCTCACAGCTCAGGCCTCTTCAGCGCCTCCATGCTGGGGGTGTCCAGTAGCGCCCCCAACCTGCGGGACTACGTACGcacgcaccaccaccaccatcaccaccgaaAACCCCCCCTGTCCCCCGGCAGCCTGTCCAGCCAGATTGGCATGTTTG AGCTGTTGTCTATGCCGCCAGTAAAGAGATTTTCTGTGTCGTTTGCCAGGCATCCGACTAACG GTTTCGAAGGCTGCTCGATGGTGCCCTCTATCTACCCGCTGGAGACGCTGCACAACTTGCTCTCGCTGAAGCAAGTGGATGAGTTCCTCAACGCCGTGTGCGAGAGCGGCAGCGAGGCCCACGCCAAGACCATGAAGG CGTTGTCGGGACTTTTCGACTCGCAGACCCGGACGTCGCTGGACAGCCCCCAAGCGCCGGGCTCCGAGCCGTCGCTGCgaccgcccggccggcctcttTGGC ACAAAGAGGCGAGCGTCCCCTCCAGCGCCGTGTCCAGCGCCGGCCCTTCCTCCCCCATCGTGGAGAACCCGGCCCTCAGCTTCAACTTGAGCGAGTGA